Part of the Juglans regia cultivar Chandler chromosome 14, Walnut 2.0, whole genome shotgun sequence genome, TAACTTCcttatagaatttaataaatgatcatattttaccaaaagatcTTTAATATGAATTGACGtctcattttcatattatttttgttttgacaaTGTACtcgttttcttctctttttgttttaatttttttaaataaaaaattaataatattttattattatataaatagtagtaaatagataatcaaaTATGAATGTAGATCAATACTCatactttattaaaatttatatttttttgtaatctttattttgtaatctttttttaactttatattttatttttctaaacaaataagctattaatttttttattttttttatttaaattattatgtcatGTCAAGTGCATCCAGAACCGTtcgctaatatatatatatatatatatatatatatatatataacaaaaatatcCAACAGGGGATGAAGACTTTTGAACCAACGAATTAATTGAATGGCCCTGGCGGGCCCGCCTTGCACGCCGTGCATTCCCATTGCAATCGTGGAATCTACGCATCATATTTATGTGTATAACAGCATATATAGCAACGGGGCATTTTAGTCAATGCtccaattaaaacaaaaaaaaaaaaaagtatttttgtcaaGTCTTTTCTAGAAGGCGTTGAAAGCGTTAGAGCAGCGTTCCAGCTCGTTCATAGTTCATACCAGACAGATTGAGACTCGAGAGAAGAGAGAATGCTCGCAAGCTTGGAGTGAACAACAACATTTGTCCTCCAGCAGATGcttctctattttcattttggTCAGCAAAATACAACCTTGGAAAGGAAACCTCTTTCCTCTTTCCTACTTTGaccaatcaaaataatattaaaaaaaaacaaaaaacaaaagacaacAGTCCGAGactccgagagagagagagagagagagacctcgcTGGCCGCTGCTgctcttattcttcttctacaCTACATATAAACTTCAAGACATCCTCGCAAAAATATCTCTCCCTCCTCTCCTTGTTTTCTCACTCACCAAAACATACGCGTAGAAAGATTGAGAAATCAATCAATCTCTACGCTTCATGAATTTGTTGTGCTGAAGAATCACCAAGATTGGTACTCCATacgttgaattatttttagtcTTCACTGGGTGCTAAAACTTTGAGCTAGAGTTTAGTGGTACGTTGTTAATCACTCCGAGGGCTGCCGGAGGACTCAGAAATGGCGGTGGCATTTGTCGGAGACGACCTGGCTAGGCAGTCGAGTAGTAGGAGGAGCTGGCGGTCGGCCAGCGTGCGGGAAATGTGGAATGAGCCGGACGTGTTTCAGCGGAGCGGGCGGCAGGTGGAGAACGACGAGGAGGAGTTGAAGTGGGCTGCAATAGAGAGGCTGCCCACGTATGATAGGGTGAGGACGGGGATGCTAAAGCAGGTGATGAGCAACGGGAGGGTTGTGCATGGGGAGGTTGATGTCACCAAGCTGGGCTCTCAGGATAAGAAGCAGTTGATGGAGAGCATTCTCAAGGTTATTGAAGAGGATAATGAGAAGTTCCTCAGGAGGCTTAGGGACAGAACTGATAGGTTGGTTtctaacataaatatatatatatatatatatatatatatgttcgtaTATATATCTGCAAATGTTTTGTTCTTCTGGAATAGTTTTGTTTCGTTGCTGGGAAAATGGAGGGCATCAGAAAAGGATTAAGGTTTTGAATCTAGTAGTAGTTTTAAGGCAAAAGTTGTAGCTCCACTGCggtttggttttatttattttctctgatTATATCCACTTCTCAGCAACTGAATATATATTAGGTGTGcgcttttgtgatttttatttcatttctggAAAATGGTAGGAATTTATTCTTTTGATCTCCATTTGTCTTTTGGAACTAGTTATTCCTTCTTCTGATGCGAAATCTTCTTGATTGATAATCTTTTTTGGAAACAGGGTAGGAATAGAGATCCCAAAGATTGAAGTAAGATTCCAGCAGTTATCGGTTGAAGGAGACGCATACGTTGGGACCAGAGCACTTCCAACTCTGCTTAATTCCTCCTTGAACGCAATAGAGGTATTGTATTCGTGCTATTGATTTCTCTCTTATTCTAGCATTAATTTTCCTGTTGATTTTACTATTTCCCCTTCAAGTTACACTTTATGCTGTGAACAGGGAGTTCTAGGGAAGATTCGGCTCACTCCATCAAAGAAAAGAGTTGTCAAGATACTCAAAGATGTGACCGGTGTAGTCAAGCCATCGAGGTATGTTCATGAATTGTGCATATATTGCAGAACTAATATCTTTTGCTTACAAATTTTCTCCTCGTAAAAGGAAGGACATACTAATTTATTGTTTATACATTTTCAGGATGACATTGCTTCTAGGGCCTCCTGCGTCAGGGAAAACAACATTGCTACAAGCACTTTCAGGGAAGCTGGATGATGACTTAAGGGTTTGTGATCCTCTCCTTCTTTCTACCTCGTGTGTTAATCCTATTCACTCGTATACACAATTTGATTTTGGAGGTAATATTAATGAGTGGGGGCGATGAACAGGTAACTGGGAAAGTCACATACTGTGGCCATGAACTCAATGAATTCGTGCCTCAAAGAACCTGTGCTTATATCAGCCAGCATGATCTCCATTACGGTGAGATGACTGTTCGTGAAACGTTGGATTTTTCGGCACGTAGTTTAGGAGTTGGAACCAGGTACGAAATGCTATTAGAGTTGGCTAGACGCGAGAAAGAAGCAGGAATTAAACCAGATCCCGAGATTGATGCTTTCATGAAAGCTACGGCTATGGTCGGACAGGAGACAAGCTTGATCACTGATTACAATCTCAAGGTTCTATTACTTAGCGAGTTGgttgcttatgtttttattttgccACCAGTTATATAACTCACTTAAAAATTTTTACGGGCTTCCAACAGATACTGGGATTGGATATTTGTGCTGATACTATGGTGGGGGATGACATGAGAAGGGGTATTTCTGGTGGTCAAAAGAAGCGTGTAACCACTGGTATGTATCAATGACATAAAGAACATATTTAAACATGATGGCAAAAAAGAACAGTTATGTCCCTTTTCTTCTTATAGGAAGAGTTTCACCTACAAATAGTTTCATAATCCTCCGCACTTGGAAATTTATGATAGATTATTTCCGTAGATTGTATCAGATGTCGAAATGTCCTTTCTGGGTTACCATATCTTGGAAAACCCATTCTGTCTATTGACTTATGTTATAATGTCAGCTTCTTCTATTATTACCTGTGAGCGTGTATTTAAGATTAAAGTTCAAAACCATTTCTGAATCTCAGACCAGAATTATTTGTATTGAGTGCAGGAGAAATGTTGGTTGGACCAGCAAAAGCattttttatggatgaaatatCAACAGGGCTGGACAGCTCCACCACGTTTCAGATTGTCAAGTTCATGAGACAAATGGTTCATATCATGGATGTCACCATGGTCATCTCTCTCTTGCAGCCAGCCCCTGAAACGTATGATCTTTTTGATGACATTATCCTTCTCTCTGAGGGCCAGATTGTATATCAAGGTCCGCGTGAGAATGTTCTTGAGTTCTTCGAATATGTGGGTTTCAAATGTCCAGAAAGGAAAGGAGTTGCTGACTTTCTGCAGGAAGTAACTTCCAAGAATGACCAAGAACAATATTGGTTCAGAAGGGACCAACCTTACCGATATATCTCTGTACCTGAGTTTCTAAGAGCCTTCAACTCTTTTCACATTGGGCAACAACTCTCAGAAGATTTAAGAATTCCATATGACAAATCCAGAGCCCATCCTGCTGCTTTGGTAAGAGAAAAGTACGGGATCTCCAACATGGAACTCTTCAAGGCTAATTTCGCAAGGGAATGGCTGCTGATGAAGCGCAGCTCGTTTGTATACATATTCAAAACTACTCAGCTAACAGTCATGGCAACAATTGCATTGACTGTGTTCTTCAGGACAGAAATGAAAACTGGACAAATTAGAGATGGAGCAAAATTTTGGGGAGCACTATTTTTCAGCCTCATTAATGTCATGTTTAATGGAATGACAGAACTTGCAATGACAGTTTTTAGGCTTCCTGTGTTTTTTAAACAGAGGGATTTCTTGTTCTACCCTGCATGGGCTTTTGCATTGCCTATTTGGCTCCTCAGAATTCCAGTTTCACTGATGGAATCTGGTCTTTGGATCATTCTTACATATTACACCATTGGGTTTGCACCTTCCGCCAGTAGGTAAGTACTAAATTTATCTTCTCGTTTTAAATACTCCTAGCTTTAGATTTGTGGTACTTATGAAAATTGGAATCTAGTAGTTCAACAAATGAAAACTCTCTGTTGATTAGTGTTCTACTTGTTCAGGTTCTTCAAGCAGTTCTTGGCTTTCTTTGGCGTACATCAGATGGCACTCTGCCTCTTCCGTTTCATTGCAGCTGCCGGAAGAACACAGGTTGTTGCAAGCACTCTTGGTACCTTTACATTGCTGCTGGTGTTCGTTCTTGGTGGTTTCATTGTTTCCAAAGGTCAGAAATCCTTCTGTGTTCACCTTGTTAAAGAGTATTTAGCCATGAAACTACTCTTCTAATGCCTGGATTGTTGTAAAtcatgaaaaatacaatgataaactGCTGGAgtatttgatatattttcaacatattaaaaTGCCACTCATATTGGTGCGTAGATGACATTGAGTCATGGATGATATGGGGCTACTACGTTTCTCCCATGATGTATGGACAAAATGCAATTGCTATCAACGAGTTTCTTGATGACAGATGGAGTACTGTAAGTTCTTTTAGATGACAGAAAAACTCGTGATTTGCAGTGAATTTTTTATCATCACATTTGGTTCTCCTCatgcattaacatatatatatatatatatatatcatcattgcATTTGTTAAATTCAAATCTATTATTTGCTTGATATCATCTTGATTTCTTCGGTACAGCCAACACCAAACTCCAGTCAACCAACAGTTGGAAAGACTCTTCTCAAGGAGAGAGGCCTGTTCACTGAGGAATATTGGTATTGGATATGTATTGCAGCACTCCTCgggttttctcttcttttcaattttcttttcattgcaGCACTGACATTCCTGAATAGTAagtgaataattttaattttttgcattGGTTTTTCATACTGCAATAAGATACATGAATTGACATTCTGCCATTTcctttcaactcaattcagtgcCCGGTGATACTAAAGCTGTGATCGTGGAGGATGAGTCTGAAAGGAAGCCTAGGAGGCAATTGGCAACCACTTCAGAAGGTTAGTGTTGGCATCAAAGTTATACGGACTATGGCATTAATAAAATCAAAGCTAATAAGACCTAAAATCTTTGCCAAGCCTGCTCTCTTCTGGGGTATCAAACATGGTGATGGCAAGAAAAGCATTAGGTTAATTATAACCACGCTGCAAGATTCCTATTCACCACTTGCCCCAATTCTAAAAAAATGTGATCATGATGTAGCACTAGTTCTACAGCATAAGCCTCGCATTGAGTATAGCAGCCCCACTATCACATTATTTTGGTAGTCTAATACTAATCACCATTACAGGTATTGACATGTCAGTGAGAAATGCTCAAGGAAGTACCAGCTCAGTTCAATCTAAACGAGGAATGGTTTTGCCCTTCCAGCCCCTTTCACTTGCTTTCAATCATGTGAATTACTACGTGGATATGCCTGCAGTAAGTCACTTGTTCCCatcataaacaaaaagaaactgaaACAGTTACTTGATATTTGGTTACTAACTCATTAGGTTCCTAGAGGACAGTTTTGACtggaattttcaaaaaataattgaatttccAGTGGATAGCGAATCAAACattttaatttgagaaattttttaaaaggccATATGATACCAAACATCGTTCATGGgtcatatttgatttttctaaaaagcAAAGTGGTATCCTTTTCAGGAAATGAAGACCCAAGGTGTTGATGAGACCCGACTGCAGCTACTCCGAGATGTTAGTGGCGCTTTCCGACCTGGTGTACTGACAGCATTAGTTGGTGTCAGTGGTGCTGGAAAGACTACCTTGATGGATGTCTTAGCAGGAAGAAAGACTGGTGGATATATTGAAGGAAGTATTAGCATTTCTGGTTACCCAAAGAACCAAGCCACATTTGCTCGGGTCAGCGGTTATTGTGAACAGAATGACATTCATTCCCCATATGTCACTGTTTATGAATCTCTTGTATATTCTGCATGGTTGCGTCTCTCTTCGGATGTTAAAACGGAAACACGAAAGGTAGcaaattttttctttgagaGCTCTGCATTTATTTCTCTAATTGGATACAATTTTATCCTCCAAATAGTCAACTATTCCACCTGAAATTGTGCGGTTATATTATcttcatttatattttgaatttttaatcatttgtcTAGCTGAAAATCCTTTTACTCTCTAGTTTGCATTGAATATGAGAAACTGGATGAGATGAACAATATGTTTTTGACTGTGATCTTCTTCATTCTTATAGATGTTTGTTGACGAAGTCATGGATTTGGTTGAGCTTCATCCTTTGAGGGATGCTCTGGTTGGACTTCCAGGAGTTAATGGTCTTTCAACTGAGCAGAGAAAGAGGCTCACCATTGCTGTGGAATTGGTTGCAAACCCTTCCATCATCTTTATGGATGAGCCCACGTCAGGCCTTGATGCTAGAGCTGCTGCCATTGTCATGCGTACTGTAAGAAACACAGTGAATACTGGACGAACTGTTGTCTGCACAATTCACCAACCGAGCATTGACATCTTTGAAGCTTTTGATGAGGTATGgttcaatttttaacttattcAGTCTCTTATATGTTTCATGTATGATGTAACATCATTTCATCTGCTCTGTTTCACCTTGTTATTGTCTTGTGCTTGCAGCTTTTCTTGATGAAAAGAGGAGGACAGGCAATTTATGCCGGACCTCTTGGTGATCGTTCTCACAAACTTGTCGAGTATTTTGAGGTGAGTTCCAATTTTTCTTACATGCTTGATTGCACACCAATTATGCCCAAAACGTTGGCAGCTCAGAACTTCTTTCCAACATGTTTGTGTTCAAGCTGCTCACGGTCCTTTGTCATACTACTAATCATTTCTAGTTGCATAATCAATGTTGAATCCCTTTAATGATGAACACCTCTGCCTGAGCAAAATGGTTAATTCAGATTGTTCATATAATTTTCTAAGGATCAGGAAGAGTATTCATGTCCTTTTTTTAAGGACTAGGAAGCATGTGCTCCTAAAATTATCCAAATACAATTTTGACTAATATTGAGAACCTCTGTTAGGCTATCCAAGGGGTCCCCAAGATCAAAAAGGGGTACAATCCTGCTACCTGGATGTTGGAGGTCAGTTCTACTTCAGTTGAGGGTCAACTTGACATTGATTTTGCCGAAGTTTTTGCCAGCTCTGACCTCTATAGGTGAGTAATAAATGAGAGAATATTCACTCTTCTTTCGACATCCT contains:
- the LOC109008760 gene encoding pleiotropic drug resistance protein 2-like produces the protein MAVAFVGDDLARQSSSRRSWRSASVREMWNEPDVFQRSGRQVENDEEELKWAAIERLPTYDRVRTGMLKQVMSNGRVVHGEVDVTKLGSQDKKQLMESILKVIEEDNEKFLRRLRDRTDRVGIEIPKIEVRFQQLSVEGDAYVGTRALPTLLNSSLNAIEGVLGKIRLTPSKKRVVKILKDVTGVVKPSRMTLLLGPPASGKTTLLQALSGKLDDDLRVTGKVTYCGHELNEFVPQRTCAYISQHDLHYGEMTVRETLDFSARSLGVGTRYEMLLELARREKEAGIKPDPEIDAFMKATAMVGQETSLITDYNLKILGLDICADTMVGDDMRRGISGGQKKRVTTGEMLVGPAKAFFMDEISTGLDSSTTFQIVKFMRQMVHIMDVTMVISLLQPAPETYDLFDDIILLSEGQIVYQGPRENVLEFFEYVGFKCPERKGVADFLQEVTSKNDQEQYWFRRDQPYRYISVPEFLRAFNSFHIGQQLSEDLRIPYDKSRAHPAALVREKYGISNMELFKANFAREWLLMKRSSFVYIFKTTQLTVMATIALTVFFRTEMKTGQIRDGAKFWGALFFSLINVMFNGMTELAMTVFRLPVFFKQRDFLFYPAWAFALPIWLLRIPVSLMESGLWIILTYYTIGFAPSASRFFKQFLAFFGVHQMALCLFRFIAAAGRTQVVASTLGTFTLLLVFVLGGFIVSKDDIESWMIWGYYVSPMMYGQNAIAINEFLDDRWSTPTPNSSQPTVGKTLLKERGLFTEEYWYWICIAALLGFSLLFNFLFIAALTFLNMPGDTKAVIVEDESERKPRRQLATTSEGIDMSVRNAQGSTSSVQSKRGMVLPFQPLSLAFNHVNYYVDMPAEMKTQGVDETRLQLLRDVSGAFRPGVLTALVGVSGAGKTTLMDVLAGRKTGGYIEGSISISGYPKNQATFARVSGYCEQNDIHSPYVTVYESLVYSAWLRLSSDVKTETRKMFVDEVMDLVELHPLRDALVGLPGVNGLSTEQRKRLTIAVELVANPSIIFMDEPTSGLDARAAAIVMRTVRNTVNTGRTVVCTIHQPSIDIFEAFDELFLMKRGGQAIYAGPLGDRSHKLVEYFEAIQGVPKIKKGYNPATWMLEVSSTSVEGQLDIDFAEVFASSDLYRRNQELIKELSSPQPGSEDLYFPTQYSQSFLTQCKACFWKQHWSYWRNSEYNAIRFFLTIVIGVMFGVIFWSKGDQIQRQQDLINLLGATYAAVLFLGGINASAVQSVVAVERTVFYRERAAGMYSELPYAFAQVAIETIYVAVQTFVYALLLYSMIGFHWKVDKFLYFYYFIFMCFTYFSMYGMMVVALTPGHQIAAIVMSFFLSFWNLFSGFLIPRPLIPIWWRWYYWASPVAWTIYGVFASQIADKKTPLLLSDSTSVPVDQFLKDYMGFEHDFLVPVVFAHVGWVLLFFFVFAYGIKFLNFQRR